One genomic window of Halorhabdus sp. CBA1104 includes the following:
- a CDS encoding MarR family transcriptional regulator — MDDSRDHETFPVLPKTDEYEVLSFLVRNRGERFTLSEIAVHADVNEASAPETLHDLLEKNLVEHDQDDYYVDSDRAEDIKSRLKSVDAAKRLHETAPDDDIYAVTDWEEELNSS; from the coding sequence ATGGACGACTCCCGAGATCACGAGACGTTCCCAGTGCTCCCGAAGACCGACGAGTACGAGGTACTCAGCTTCCTGGTACGCAATCGAGGAGAGCGGTTCACTCTCTCTGAAATCGCTGTACACGCAGACGTCAACGAAGCAAGTGCGCCTGAAACGCTACATGATCTCCTCGAAAAGAATCTCGTCGAACACGATCAGGATGATTACTACGTCGACTCAGATCGTGCAGAAGATATCAAATCTCGACTTAAGTCGGTTGACGCCGCCAAACGCCTACATGAGACTGCTCCCGACGACGATATATACGCAGTAACTGATTGGGAAGAGGAGTTGAACTCTTCTTGA